A region of the Gopherus flavomarginatus isolate rGopFla2 chromosome 3, rGopFla2.mat.asm, whole genome shotgun sequence genome:
ggcaggctgcagttacacacagacactcagggtgtggcttgcatgctggaaggctgtttgtgagcgaTGCAGGTGGaagctacttcagcaaggcattgtaagacACCCAAGGTTGCAGGCCAGAAGTGACACAGCTGCTCATTAGTCtagattgtaccctggtatgtcacaattggggaatccaccacatccctagacaagttgttccaatgattattTACACTCTCTGGTAATAAGTTGCATCTTACTTCTAttcagaatttgtctagcttcagcatcTAGCCACTGGATCTTGCTATGCCTTTATCTGCTAGCTTAAGGAGCCCTCTTCTATCAAAACTGCATTCATGTGTCAGTGCACCAAAGTCTTCGTTAAGAAGTGGAGGCTGGGTTGAGGACTCCATGAAAACAGGCCTgaaattttctctctcctctttcccacCTTTTCAGCAATTGCTTTCTGTTAATTTTTGTCAATGCAGATTGCTCAGCATGTGAACCAGAAGAACGGTTATTTCAAAAACTTTTCTCCCATTACAACCACTTCATCAGACCGGTGGAAAACGTATCTGATCCTGTGACAGTACATTTTGAAGTGGCAATTACACAGCTTGCAAATGTGGTAAGATTAATTACAGAATGCTTAATAGACACATGGGTGCTGATTTTAGAAGTTTACAAGCACAATTGCATGCACATAATTTACACACACAATTGCATGTGCAATCAGAGTGGTTGCACATGCAAACAGCCATTTACAAGTCTCGGGTGTGCAGATCTTGCCCTTTTCTTTGCATGTTGTGTAGATGCAGTTTTGTAATCTTCAAGGCTCAGATGATTAGAAGTTTCTTGAGTTAATGGTTCAAGATGTACAGGTGTAGAATCTGATTAAACTCTACTCTTTTGTGAATGGTTTAAAGGAGTTttcctattttctttttctctctacgCACACTCACACTGACACATAAGTGGAGCTATATATATTTTTGGATATTGAAAAATCATAAGCCAGACTCTCAGATTTTATCAACtaaagggcagattttcaaaagtatttgggtgcctaaaggtATACATGGGCAcctagtggggttttcaaaagcacctaggcaccTGCCTCCCAATGGGCCTAGGGGCATTTGAAAATCCTCTTAGGCACGTAGCtccatctttaggtacctaaatacctttaaagtcTGGCCCCAAATGCTTAACTTTTATTACTCACCcaaagtaaggcctggtctacacctaaaacttaggtcaatcTAGCTACctctctcagggctgtgaaaaatgtcacactCTGAGTGCTGTAGTTAGGTCGACCAGTGCTGACACAGCGAGGtctatggaagaattcttctgtcatcctagatactgcctcttggagaggtgaattaactacaaggatgggaaaaccccttctgtcaatgtagcGTCTATACTCTGCTCCTACCGGGCATAGCGGCAGCTCTGTACTTGTGCCACTgtagcagctgtagtgtagacagggcctaagtGTCTCACAGATAAGCTGCTGTTTGCAATTAACGCATGTTCCCAAGCCTCTgcaatctctctctctagggccCCAATGCAACAGCCATCAAATTCAGTACTAGTGTGACTGCATTTACATTAGAGATTTGCACTGGTGTGACTACATCGACATAGTTACACTGGTGCAGTTTTCCTTAATGTTTACAAAGCATTGCATTGTATATTGTGTTGTGTAGACGCAGCCCATTAAACcttcagtccagcaaagcacttaaacacccGTGTAACTTTGTGtctgaatagtcccactgactacaatgggacttctcatatgcttaaagttagggaTGGACTTCAGGACTTCACTGGATCAAGACCTATATGTGTTTTGGTTTCTGTCTGTATTGGGttaactggtaactgtctctggaTGCTGTAACTGATTTGTGGGATTGAAAAGTGTACATCTATTTATTTATCTCTAGGATGAAGTCAATCAGATTATGGAAACCAACCTGTGGCTGCGACATGTAAGTGTCAGCATTGCACATCAGTATGTGTTTTGCATCAAAACTGGGCTTTAAATGTGTGTGTTGGCATGAATTCGATCTAAAGAATAAACATCTCTTTTGTAATAGCGTCTTCAGAGGAACACACTATGTCTGCACTAGAAATGTTGCAGCAGCTGCATTGCTGGCAGAATTCTTTTGTTGACCTAGCAATGCGTATGCTggagcttaggtcagcttaatgaCATTGCATGGAGCATGACATTTTAActacctaactttgtagtgtagatcagccACAGATCAAGAGAACTCAGTCTAACCAAGGGCACATTTGGACGGTTTTATAACTTAAGTACCATAATTTTTGAAATTATGTAAAGGTTCCTCCCACATTTCAATTGTGTATTACTCTCATAGATTTTTAGGGTGAAGGGAACttgggagatcatctagtccaaccctctgcttaaagcaggaccaatccctgactATTATTTTTGGTGCTagattccctaaatggccctgtcaaggattgaactcataacctggggtttagcaggtgaatgctcaaaccactgaactatctctgcctccctccctttgTCAGCTACTGTGTTACTATGCATTTCATCTGCTACATTTCATGTCCTTGGGCTTGGCCTATGCACAAGAGGGACAACTAAATATCCAGGTCTGCACACAGACAGGAATAATTTCCTAAGAGCAATTTAAATGCCCAATTAATCTGGAAGCCAATAATTTGGGGTGCTTAACAGAGCAACTGAATTTTCTCCAATTTTCCAAACATTCAGGGAGATATTAGCTTGTGCTCCCAATTGTGCAGCCAAGTAAACACTGTGATGTTGTCCAACAGCACACCTGTTCCTTCCTGTGTAACCCCCCACCTCCATGCTGGTGTAGCTTCCCGCAGCCTCTTTGCCCTTCATTCCAACAAAGAGAACCGTGGCCACCAAAGAGAGAGACTTGTTCCACTGAAAGAAGTCAGGCGGCAACGTTCACTTGTATGCTTTCCTAGCAGACTAAAAACATCTTTTATATCtccagtgtgtgtctgtctgtctgtctgtacagAGGGACTGTGGTTTTTCAAAAGAGAAGTTTAGGTGCCcgactcccactgaaattcagtggggtttggatgcCCAACTCctttaggctgctttgaaaaGCTCAGCCATTACGTTTAATGGCACTCTCTGTGTGGCTCAGACAAGGTGCTCTACCCCACTAAGCTGGAATAACTTAGCCCCTATACCAGCTCCCCACAAATATTCTGTtacatttctggctgcacttttcccctcacctccttctttaTGCACTctctatccgtggccccacaaagtcacaggacctcctggtcaacttcctcttGGCTCTGGCTAAAActgccatctacaaaaccagggagaggaggttggccaatggagacccctgtgactgtggggcctgttTACAATCCTCTGTCCATTCTcgtatccaggcagagttcctctcaGCAGCATCCACCGGCTCCCTTGACgctttcgaggagcagtgggcgctgtccggggttctctgcttgttGTCCCCGTTAGGCTCCCTTCTTTTGACCCTTTAACTATactcctgtccctgttatttcattagttgtcccccgaaatcattTGGATTCCTAGTCCTGTAGATCCTCCTCTTAGGCTGGAGGGgagtcctttagcagtgggtgggctttcacccgcccacttcccagaacccAACAGGTAAGTTGGAATAAAGGCTTAGACACAAGTCCCACAGGAAGGTGGTGTGCTCCACTCCAGTGAAAGAGCACTAGGCTGGGACttgagagagctgggttctgttcttggcttggccattgacctgctgggtgatcttaGATCAACCACTTTCCctttctgtgcctttgtttcctcTGCCTTTTCTATATAGACTGTAAATCCTCCAAGACAAAGACTGTCCTGTATGCATATGTACAGCCCTGACCTTGGTTGGGCCTCTAGGCAGTACTGTGATCACAATGACAGCAGACCCCATGTTGCCTGCCTGCATGGCAGAAGGATCTCCACACAAGACTCACATAGGTCAATGTGGCTGGTGGCTTTGGAGCAGCAGCAAGCCAGAAGACAGGCCACATGAATGATCCACAGTAATTAGAGCCATAGCCCTATGCAAGTGAGGATGGAGTAAACATGAGCAGTACTCTTGTGTACTGGATGCATGACTGTTCAATTAATTAACTTAAAACATTGCATTGCATCTCAAAGTGCTGTGCTGTAGCTTTCTTGTGGTTCACTGCACCTTTTCCAGGCAAATCTTTAAGCATGAGTTGAAAACACTaggcttaaaatattttttttccttcctttagaTTTGGAATGACTATAAATTGCGATGGGATCCAATGGAATATGGTGGAATTGAATTTGTTCGAGTGCCGGCGGATAAAATTTGGAAACCTGACATCGTCTTGTATAACAAGTATAATGGTTTTTACGTTTGCCATCTTTCAAAGGTCACAATTTTATATAAGATGCTGTTTCACTTTCTTGTCATATTGTTTACACTGTCATTTGTATTTCTAGTGCCGTTGGGGATTTTCAAGTTGAAAGCAAGACCAAAGCTCTTCTTAAATATGATGGGATGATCACTTGGACTCCACCTGCTATTTTTAAAAGCTCCTGTCCTATGGatatcacattttttccctttgacCACCAGAATTGTTCACTGAAATTTGGCTCCTGGACATATGACAAAGCCAAAATTGACCTCCTGATTATTGGCTCCAAAGTGGATATGAAAGACCTATGGGAAAACAATGAATGGGAAATAGTTGATGCTTCTGGCTATAAACACGATATTAAATATAATTGTTGTGAAGAGATCTATACAGATATAACATACTCCTTTTATATCCGAAGGCTGCCCATGTTTTACACTATCAATCTGATCATTCCCTGTCTCTTCATTTCATTCCTAACTCTATTAGTCTTTTACCTTCCATCTGACTGTGGCGAGAAGGTGACCCTCTGCATCTCAGTGCTACTTTCTCTGACTGTATTTTTGTTGGTGATCACAGAGACAATCCCATCAACCTCTCTAGTAATTCCATTGGTTGGCGAATACCTGCTCTTCACCATGATATTTGTGACCCTATCAATTGTCATCACCGTGTTTGTGCTGAACATCCACTACAGGACTCCAACCACACACACCATGCCCAAATGGGTAAAAAGCGTCTTTCTCAAGCTCCTGCCCAAAGTCCTGATGATGACAAGACCTCTAGAGCCGCACAAGGAAACCAGCTCTAAAAAGAGTAAGAAAGGGCTTGCCGATAAATCTAGTAAGATGAAGCAATACGGAGACGTTAAATTATACAAGGAACAGAGATGCTGCCACTGTGACAAGGTGAACGAACTCGTTACCAGCAAAAGAAGGCTGAGCCCTCAGCCCATGAAATGGGGAGTGGAGCACGTCGAGTACTCCGCTGAAGTCGGCGAGGTAATTAGCAACGTTCAGTTCATCGCTGAAAACATGAGGAGCCAAAATGAAACTAAAGAGGTAAGGGGGTTATTCCCACTGGCTGGGCTGCATTATGAACCTTCCACTCCCGGCAGGGGGCGGTTGTGTGCATGAGtcgtcccactgaagtcaatggtgctatTCTGTAACTCTCCAAAAAGCTACCAGATTTGTTTGGAGTGGTTTGTTTATGAACCCCCATGCTGTTAGTGTTCAGGGTCCTGCCATTCTCTCCATGTTTATAGACTTGACTTCCAGAATGGGCCCACCGTCTGGACCCACCCGTGTACATAGGTTCAGATTTCCCAAGTAGTCTCTTACCAGCACTTTATATAGTTTCACAGGCCTAAATTTTCCTcagtggctagtgattttggtagcctccatttttgggggcccaacttgagacaacttaaaagggggctgattttcagagagtgggtGCTGGCCACTTTCTGACAattaggcccctttaaggtgtttcaAGTTGTGCTCCCAAAAACAGAGGAACCAAAATCAGTAATGGCTGTTTGAAAATTGTAATTGCAGAACCCTGTACAACCCTGTTCTCTTTATTTAAGGTATCATAGACTTTGCCACCCACATCCGTTACTAGCATCACTTTTCCTGCCAATTTACATGTAGAAACCCTCCTTCTTCCCTAGAAGCCCAGTGCAGTACCACCTCAGTCTACTATTTCGTGGCCTGTGTCTTTCCCGGCAAGCTTTAACTGACACTGTAATCTTGTGTAGTGACCTCAGGACTCCCCCGTGGGAGTTCAAGGGGCTTTTCTTCCTTGCATGCTGCTTTCTCGCAGCAATTATAATGGATTATAATGCTTCCTTCTACACCCCTCGCTCACAAGAGACTAAGTCTTAAAAAGTGCTGAGAGGAAGGTTAAGGTGAAGTTAAGGTGCAGAACCTGGTTTCAGTTCCTACTTCTGCCACAGATGTcctgtgtgtccttgggcaagtcacttagaatcacagaatcatagaataccagggttggaagggacctcaggaggtatctagtccaactccctgctcaaagcaggaccaattcccaacttaGGGTTCGAGTCACAAAGAAATGTAGGTGTAGTGATGCTGAGCATCATGTTTAGGCCCTTAGAAAATTACTGGggttcacaaagcctgagttatgTGCCTAAGCTCCCTAGGCAACAAATGGGGAGAAGCAGCTGCCTTAGAAtggaatgggattcacaaaagccatcaTGCTAGGTGGCTCCTCACCAGAGGCCAAGCTGAGGGGTGAGTGCTAAGCCCCGCCCCTTTCTGAGACAGGCACCTGGACTCCCTCTGCCTGGGATTCCCAGtagtttgggggcaggggtggggatcaAGAGGCTTTTAGAAACAAGACTCGGTATTCAGCTAATGGGTTTGCTTGTGCAGAATAATGAATCTTTCATCTGAACCGAGACAGCTGTCATAGGATGTGATGCTCTGAGGGTGCAGTTTAGAATTCTAGGAACTCAAGGGCCGgatcctcagttggtataaatcagggcagctccactgaactcaatgcggcatcattgatttacaccagctgacccTCTGGCCACAAGGGTTTGCAGAGAAGGTGAGCAGAGGGCCAGAATGTGGCTCTGAAGGAGCTGGCTCCCCGGAAGGGTAGGGGCTTTtgagcagggccagattaaggcagAGGCACGACAGGCCATACCTAAGACTCCTGGAGTCACATGAGCTCAAAGTCCcagctgccatttaaaaaaaaatgttctagcCCTTGTGGATGCCAAGAAAAACCTGGAAATATGACCTATCGTCACTgatgcctgcctgagtctgcaggcagcctgaaatGATAGCTCTAAGAGATGTGAACTGTCCCAGACAGCTCAGCTCTGAAAGCTGCTGCCAGCCCTAAGGGGCAGGACCATGGTGTGACGTGTGCCCATGGCTTGCCACTCTGCAGCCAGGAATTCTGGCACACTGGGCCAGAGTGGTGCCTGGAGTGTGAGAAAGTGACTGCTGGGACAGGGGCTCTACCACCCTTTGAAAGGGTGTGGCATGCATGTCTTTCCGTGCACGGTGTAACAGTGCATTCCCAAACTGTGTAACCAGTGCTTGTgcactgtcatagaatcatagaatctcagggttggaaggaacctcaggaggtcatctagtcccacctccttctcaaagcaggaccaatccccaaacaggtTCACTGGTGCATTTTAGCTAAACCGAGATGACAGCAGCTTTGCATCCTGGGAGCTGCACAAAGCAGGCAGAACATGCCCCTTAGATTAGACACTTCTAACAACTCTTTCTGTGCACTTGCAGCATGGCTTAACACTACTTTCAATTGCATTCTCGGTTCAAACAGAGCATCGGCAGCTCTTCATCAATCACAAGACTGGCCTCAGCCTTTCAAAAAGTGTTACAGATAAAACCCAGGACTCTTAGTGGGGCATTTTAGTGGCGGGGAGGGAATGCTTGGGCAAGCTTTGACTTAACCCTTCGTACTCCTCAGGACACCGCTTGCTGCTCGGGCCTGCCATGGGAGAAGGCTGGAAGGTGTCAGAAGgacagcagcactttgaaatgtGGACAAAGGGTTACAGGAATCGGGGCTGTATTTGCACTCACACAGAGCACAGCAGCAACCTTTGGAAGGAGCAAAAGTGCTGTCAAAATGAGAAACGAGGTGGATGAGGAAATGTCATGTATTGGGCCAAcctgtgttggtgagagagacaagcttccgaACTTACACCGAGCTCTTCTTCCGGGCTGGGAAAGAAACTCCCAGCCTCACAGTATGAGTAGTTCCAGCTggtccaccttgcatttagcagtGACATTCAGAGTTAGTTtgccaggcctgaagaagagctctgggtaactcgaaagcttgtctctcccaccatCGGATCTTGGTCCtctaaaagatatgacctcactcgCCTTGTCTCTCTGCTGTCCTGGGACCGACCTGGCTACCACAACCCTGCATATAAAAATGAGAAGGCTGATGAAAAAGGAAGGAGACATGAAAGGGACAATGTCAGCTCAGAGTTAGCCACAAAAAAATTAATATTCCAGGGCTAAGTACTAGTGAAAAGGATCCTCAGAAGGCTTGGGTGGGTCAGGTTGGTTTGGATACAGCTTCTTTATGGTTTATATTTACTTTCTGAACTTGTCAGAAAACAGGGCTAGAAATCTTGCAGAAACAGCCTCTCTTATGTGAGTTCCAGTAGATCCTGCTGATGTGCTGGCCTGAAATATCATGAGAACAGGGCAGAGACTAAAAAACGCACTGTGCCAGTCTTAGGCTCTACAtaagtgctgctgctgccttgttttaattttaatttgatgGTTTAGCTACTAATAGCTGGAGATGGTTTAATGCAGGATTTTAAAGGacaatagcatcctgtctggtgTGTATTCCATTGATTGTCCTGAGAGCACTTAGGCCCCGATTCAGGAAAGCAATTGAGCACATGCTTGGCTCAATCATTGAAGAACTTTGCTATATGGTACAGGTCTGAGTCCCCATTTTGGACTGAAATTGCTGGAGTTTGACCAGGATAACTCTGGAATatcacagtggtgaatcaggccacAGATGGGAATGGCCTCTTGAATCAGctgttgggccaaattcttctgttACACCAGTAGAAATCTGGAGGACGAATTCCATTTGTTTCACTGGATTTCCaacagtgtaactgagagcagggcTTGACTAATTGCTCCTATTTTCTTATTTGTTgcaacctttttctttttccttttgtggGAGGTTTTTGAGCGTTTTGGTTTTTATCCTAACCCTGAACTGATGAGATTGATTCTTATAGCCCATATTTTTTTCCTGTCTTGAAGTCCTAGAATCGAATGCTGCTCTCCAGTTGATCAGTTATCCTGGATTTACATAGGTGCACCTGACACAGAATCTGACGCTATGGCGATCATCTACTGTGGTTCTGTTGTTTGCAGCGGATGTGCCTATTAAAAAGAGACTCTACAAACTTGGCCAAGGCTTTGCAGTTGTGCCCAAGATTTGTCAAAAGTCATTTGAGAGCTCAACTCTGGGCACAttgaagtgctgagcattcaccctcgggaaatcaggcccctttgaGCACCCAAATATTGAGGCAAGCATTAGTCACGTTTGTAAATTTTATAGCTCACGTATATTCTCCTTCCTGACACTCACAAGCCCCTTCCTCAGTACAGTTATTTCTAGAAGGGGATCAAATGCACCATCACATGCATAGTATGTTTAATGTGGTGTATCCTTTCTTTTCTGCATTGCAGGTGGAGGACGACTGGAAATACGTGGCTATGGTGATAGACAGGGTGTTCCTTTGGGTGTTCAttgttctgtgtgtgtttgggacAGGAGGGTTATTTCTGCAGCCACTAATAGCAGACACATAATCCCAAGAATgctggttggtttttgttttatccAATTCCCTACATTTTTGGAGATCCACCCATCCTCTCCACTTTCTCCTCCAAGGATCCATCTGCAAAGGGCTGCTGTTAAGGTGATGTTCCCTCTGGCTAAGAGATCAGGCTGTGGCTTCCCCTTCCAACAgtcacagggagagagaaggcatTCCATCCTGAGGTCAGTTTCAGATTGTCGCATGTCATCATCGAGTGCCCACTGACTGACTTCAACGGCGGGTTGCAGTTTCTCCACCTGGCTGATAACACTATTCAATGACTGGGCACTTTACACATACACCAATGATCCCTTTGAGGACCTCTCTGGCAATTCCTGCTCCTTATTAAtctagggggagattttcaaaagcctccAGTGTCAGCCTAACTgtgctcccattgatgtcaatgataGCCACTGACTCCAACGGAAGCAGAGCTAGGCTagtgggaattttaccattgcctccactgaagtcagagttaGCCCAGCACAGGACCCTTGGAAAATCCCCCACCTACTGTATTCTAGCGCTCTTGCTTCTGCTCACAAGTGCACCCTAAACATTGCATGTGTTTATTTTACTGTCTTTATATCCACTAGTACTCTTCACTACAGCACTTGGATTACCTACGACAATCCTGCTGAATGCGTTGATGGTTTGTTGTAGTCTTACAGTGAAGCCATCAACGTGAATAAAAGAACTATAAAAACCAAAATATGACCGGAGTAGTCAACAGGCAGACCACAGGCCAAATCCGGACCgtgagatgcttttgaatggaccctgaaatctttttatttacttatcattattgttaattttttattattttctgtggagtttggaccttgactatactttGATCAAGAAATTTGTACCATGACAAAAAATACTTGACTACCCCTGAAACAGATTAATGTGGACTCAGTTCAGGAAAAAGCTCTGCATCTTCTGCATTGTGGCTACCCAACTTAAGGCCCGGATTCAGCAAAGCTGTGAATCACATGGCTTAATTTTAAGTTTATGAATAAGTTCCATGGACATCAACTGgacataagcacatgcttcagtccTGCAAAGATACATGTGCTTCACTTTTTGCACTGCAGataggcccattgacttcaattagacCATTCACAGTGGATAAAGTTAAACACGTGTGTAAATTGAGCCCAAGTGCTTTGCTAATCTGCAGCCTATGTAGATTTTTTTACACCTTTTGCTGGTTTGCCACAAGGTCTCTGCCTGGGCATGTTCCTAAGGACTCGAGCCTCCACTCCTTACTAAGAGATAAaatgtccattgaagtcaatggatgtttTTAGTGACAGAAGCAATGGAAGATCCTGTCTCTTTCATGCGAAAAGGTGTGGTAGATGCATGCAATATGTAGATCAAAGCGCTGATTGTCACAGTTTCCTGAACTGATGCAATTTCTTATaacaaaagaatatttttttaaacaatataacACAGTTAGCAGGTACTTAAGAACTAGGATTATTTAAAAGATCGTTTATTTCAAATGAATATACATCAGTAAGAAGAGGGGTTTGATTTATGCCATAAATCAATAGGGATCTGGAAAGAATATCATTTTCCTATTACAGTATTTGAAGaggttaattattttatttaaatataatacAACCAATGCTGTCTGTGGCACGGTTGAATGCCGCTCAATCACGTGACAGTGAGTGCTATGCAGATGTTTGAACACGCATGGTTTATCTCATTAGCCCATAGCTGAATAAAGCCTCTGGAGCATGCCTCTGGAGCATAGCTGAATAAAGCCTCTGGAGCAAACCATGTTTGTGGTTTTTTAATGAGGACTTGAAGGGCTACTGTCAAGTTGAATTCTTTTTTTGAATTCACTGAATTGTGGATGGGAAGGAAGGGGAGTTGTGGCCTGAATTCTGACATTGGTGCATGGGCAGTGCCTGCTCTCTGCCATTTACTGTTATTTGCAAACAAACAGCAGCCAGTTAAGGAAAGAGTTGCAGTTCTAAGTGTGTTTCATGGAGGCCAGGGACCCGAAGCTAACACCTCAGAAACAATAGGCTACTTTCTGTAACACAAATTTTACGGAATGGGGTTAGAATTTCTGGAACGGTACAGTTAAGGCCTCCAGCCCCTTATCAGCTCTCAGTGTCACCCCACCTGATGTATACCTCTACTTCTCCATCAAACACCCTTCCTCTTTGGGGACTGGGGGACACCTCCATTCACAGCTGGCAAGCCAGCTTGTTGAATTCTAGCTCAGGTGAAAGATGCGAGCTTGGTGTTTAAAGATGGCAAATATTTTGTTGCAGTAAGTGCAACTAGTCCAAAATTGGTGACCACATGATGAAATTAACATGGGACACATTAAACGgcttaaaagctggctaactaacaggtctcaaaatgtaattgaaaagGGGGGGTCATCATTGAGCAGGTGTGTTACTAATGGGGTCCCACAGGCCCCTACAGTTCTTGGTATTTTTATTTAGGACCTAGAGGAAAACAAAaaattactgataaagtttgca
Encoded here:
- the CHRNA6 gene encoding neuronal acetylcholine receptor subunit alpha-6 — its product is MLLKKCLGFLYSSFCLWAYAFMSLIKDCSACEPEERLFQKLFSHYNHFIRPVENVSDPVTVHFEVAITQLANVDEVNQIMETNLWLRHIWNDYKLRWDPMEYGGIEFVRVPADKIWKPDIVLYNNAVGDFQVESKTKALLKYDGMITWTPPAIFKSSCPMDITFFPFDHQNCSLKFGSWTYDKAKIDLLIIGSKVDMKDLWENNEWEIVDASGYKHDIKYNCCEEIYTDITYSFYIRRLPMFYTINLIIPCLFISFLTLLVFYLPSDCGEKVTLCISVLLSLTVFLLVITETIPSTSLVIPLVGEYLLFTMIFVTLSIVITVFVLNIHYRTPTTHTMPKWVKSVFLKLLPKVLMMTRPLEPHKETSSKKSKKGLADKSSKMKQYGDVKLYKEQRCCHCDKVNELVTSKRRLSPQPMKWGVEHVEYSAEVGEVISNVQFIAENMRSQNETKEVEDDWKYVAMVIDRVFLWVFIVLCVFGTGGLFLQPLIADT